One Methylorubrum extorquens genomic window, AGGGTCAGCGCCTCGGGCACGATCGGCTTGCCCGACCACGGGCAGAGGTCGTTGACCGCATCCTCGATGCGCAGGGTGGTGTCGTTCGCGGGCGCCATGGCAGGGCTCGTTTGACGCTTCGGCGCACGCTCGGCAACGACAAGGGCGCCCGAGGGCGCACACGCGCTGTCGGACGTTGACCTCCGGCCCCTCGGACCGGTCGGCGGCTCATCGTGACGTTCGAACGTCGAAATGGAGCCGGGCGGATAGGCCGTGTACCGCTTCAAGTCAATCCCGAGGGCGCGTGGACCGATGCGGGACTGTACCCGAAACGGACGTCAGCGAAGGTTTAAGCTTTACGCTTCGTTAAGCATGTTCGGGTCTGATGCCTGTCAACGCACCGCTGGAGGTGCCCGAGGACTACCCGATGTCGGAACCCGCGCGACAGGCCCCGTCTCCCGAGCCCGGTCTCCGGACTCCCGCTGCCACCGCGCCGCTGCGGGATTGGCTCACCACCATGCGCACCGCCGTGTCCGAGACGCACGCCGTCGAGGCGCGCGAGCCGGAGCCCGCTCCCGCCGCGCCGGAAGCCGAGATGCGCAGCAGCGGTTGGTCGCCCCGCCTCGTCTCCGTCGCCGCAAAATCGGCCGAGGCCGCCGACGAGGACGTGGCCGAGATCATGGCCGAGAACATGATGCTGAAGGCCCGGCTCCGGGTCGAATCCGAGCGCCGCGACGAGCTTCAGGTCATCCTGGCCCAGGAAATCCGCGAGCTGCGCGCCCACATCGCCGAAGAGGTCGGCAAGATGGAGGACCTGCGGACCGAGCGCGACCTCTGGCGCGCCCGCTGCGAGGCCCTGGCCGCACCGCTGTTTCAGGTTCAGCACCGCTGAACTGCTCGAGTGACCCTGAAAATGCGAAGGGCCGCCCCGAGGGGCGGCCCTTCCATTGTCGAACCGGTCAGTCCGACGAAACCTGCTGAGATCCCGCGGGTGCGTTAGGCGCACACGCCGGAGGCAACAGTCCAGGTCTTGGTCGTCGGCGACGGCTGATGACAATGAGACACTGGATCACCTCCTTTCGTTCGTTGCGGATGAGCCCAAGGTAGGGGCGATTTCCGCCATGCGAAAGGCCCCCGGCGGCCTATCCGGTGCGTTGTCTCGCCGCGGTGCAGCATGCCGTTTTGGTTTCCTATCCGGCCTCCGGCACCGGGGCCCGCTTCCGCGGCCTCAGGCTATCGCTCCGCTCGACGCTTTCCGGCGCTTAAGCCCTAAAGAGCCCGCTCCGCGCGATGCTCTTCGCCCCAACGAGCCGCGATGCGGCTTCGCGCGACGGCCCTGTCCCCCTATGCCGCTGGCCGACGGACGACGAGGCGCCTAAAGAGGGCGCCCGTCAGCATCGGGCCCTTCAGCCGCCATGTCCTCCGCCGCCGCCCCACGCATCCCCGCCGACGACGCCCTCGATCCGCGCGCCATGCGCGAGCCGTTATCGAGCGCATGGTACTGCGCCGGCCGAGCCTCGGCGGTCGCCGGCGGCAAGATGCGGGCGGTCGCGCTCAACGGCGAGCAGGTCGTGCTCGGCCGGGCGAAGGATGGCAGCCTGTTCGCCCTGCGCGACCGCTGCCCCCATCGCGGCATGGCGCTGTCCAAGGGCCGGTTCGACGGCGACACGCTGATGTGTCCGTTCCACGGCTGGCGCTTCGGCACCGACGGGCGCTGCCGCGACGTACCGACGCTCTCCGCGCACGACGCTTCCGACTTCTCGCGCATCGCGGTCCAGCGCTTTCCCATCGTCGAGAGCGCCGGCTTCCTCTGGGTGAACCCGCATCTCGGCCCCGCCGACCCGGCCGCCGTGCCGGCGGTGCCCGCCCTCGATTTCGAGCCGGCCGGCTGCCTCGTGCTCGAATTGGAGGTCGAGGCCTCGTTCGACCTGACGACGCTGAGCCTCGTCGATCCGGGCCATGTCGCCTTCGTCCACGACACGTGGTGGTTCCGGCCCTCGAAGGAACTGCGAGAGAAGGTGAAGACCTTCCAGCCCGTGCCGCACGGCTTCGTCATGACGAGCCATGCCACGACGACGAGTTCGCCGGTCTACCGCCTGCTCGGCGGCGCACCGGAGGTCGAGATCGAGTTCCGCCTGCCCGGCGTGCGGCTGGAGCGGATCAAGGCGGGCACGAAGCGCGTGGCGAACTACACCTTCGCCACGCCGATGGGGCCCAACCGGACGATGCTGACCAACGCGCTCTACTGGAGCTTGCCGGCGCTCAACCTCCTTAAGCCGATCGCCAAGCCGCTGATGCGCCAGTTCCTGACCCAGGATCAGCAGGTGCTCCAGCACGCGCAGGCGGGCCTCGACCGCAAGCCGACCATGGTGCTGCTCGGCCAGGGCGATCTGCCCTCGCAATGGTATTTCCGCCTTAAGCGCGAGGCCCTGGAGGCAGCGCGCGAGAGCCGCCCCTTCTCCAACCCGCTGACCCGCCAGGAACTGCGCTGGCGCTCCTGAGGCCCTGCGCCGCGCTTGAACCACGGACCGGACGGGCCATCTTGGCCGTATGAAGAAGCGTGGCCTGCTCACGGTCGCCAGCGCGGCCACGGTGATGACCCTCGGGGGTGTCGGCTACGCCGCGCATCGCCGGGGCAAGAACCCCTATTACCGCGGCCCCCAGAGCGCGCATTTCGATGGCTTGCGCTTCCACGCCCCGAACCAGCCGCCCGACAAGTCGCTCTCCGACCTCGCCCGCTGGCGCCGGACCGGCAAGCCCGAGGCGTGGCCGTCAAGCTTCCCGAGCCCGTTTCCCGCCGACAAACCCCCGGAGCGGTTCGAGGGGCTTCGCGTCGTGCTGATCGGACATGCGAGCTACCTGTTCCAGGTCGCGGGCCGCAACATCCTGGTCGATCCGGTCTATGCCAAGCGCGCGAGCCCGGTCCGCTTTGCCGGGCCGAAGCGGGTCAACGCGCAGGGCGTCGCCTATGCCGACCTGCCGCCGATCGATGCGGTGCTGATCACCCACAACCACTACGACCATCTCGACGGGCCGACGATCGCCCGCCTGTGGCAGGATCATCAACCGCTGATCGTCGCCCCGCTCGGCAACGACGCGATCCTGCGCGGCTACGACGAGACCATGCATGTCGAGACCCGCGACTGG contains:
- a CDS encoding aromatic ring-hydroxylating oxygenase subunit alpha; its protein translation is MSSAAAPRIPADDALDPRAMREPLSSAWYCAGRASAVAGGKMRAVALNGEQVVLGRAKDGSLFALRDRCPHRGMALSKGRFDGDTLMCPFHGWRFGTDGRCRDVPTLSAHDASDFSRIAVQRFPIVESAGFLWVNPHLGPADPAAVPAVPALDFEPAGCLVLELEVEASFDLTTLSLVDPGHVAFVHDTWWFRPSKELREKVKTFQPVPHGFVMTSHATTTSSPVYRLLGGAPEVEIEFRLPGVRLERIKAGTKRVANYTFATPMGPNRTMLTNALYWSLPALNLLKPIAKPLMRQFLTQDQQVLQHAQAGLDRKPTMVLLGQGDLPSQWYFRLKREALEAARESRPFSNPLTRQELRWRS
- a CDS encoding MBL fold metallo-hydrolase translates to MKKRGLLTVASAATVMTLGGVGYAAHRRGKNPYYRGPQSAHFDGLRFHAPNQPPDKSLSDLARWRRTGKPEAWPSSFPSPFPADKPPERFEGLRVVLIGHASYLFQVAGRNILVDPVYAKRASPVRFAGPKRVNAQGVAYADLPPIDAVLITHNHYDHLDGPTIARLWQDHQPLIVAPLGNDAILRGYDETMHVETRDWGESVDLGAGITVHLTPANHWSARGLNDRRMALWCAFLLTTPRGVHYHVGDTGLGDGAIFRDIRARFGPPRLATLPIGAYEPRWFMQPQHMNPADAVEALSLLGADQALGHHWGTFKLTDEGIERPVEALGEALTAAALAPERFLALRPGQVWEG